The Verrucomicrobium spinosum DSM 4136 = JCM 18804 genome includes a region encoding these proteins:
- a CDS encoding DUF4339 domain-containing protein, producing MSHLIFISRNFTELGGFQSSEIIDFYKRNILTEKDFVRLDGGETWIPLHAWISGAQDAVPIKELSSVAGRVTAKRNASVKVNGAAPKKTTVN from the coding sequence ATGTCTCATCTCATCTTTATCAGTCGCAATTTCACAGAACTGGGCGGTTTCCAGTCTTCCGAAATCATCGACTTCTACAAAAGAAACATCCTTACCGAGAAGGACTTTGTGCGTTTGGACGGTGGCGAAACCTGGATTCCGTTGCATGCATGGATTTCTGGGGCCCAAGATGCCGTGCCCATCAAGGAACTTTCAAGCGTTGCCGGCAGGGTGACTGCCAAGCGCAACGCCAGCGTCAAGGTGAATGGGGCTGCGCCAAAGAAAACCACGGTGAATTAA
- a CDS encoding GspE/PulE family protein, whose translation MSPLLQAAVQCTRVDREDLDKVVRGAVLAGQSLIDGLLDQEAVDEGEFAAHLARVLDWRWLGTFEPVEAETAAWLKSVCPARLALKHRLLPHVLPRIKEGDEPSPPHELLIVCYDPFDLAARQAVARAITVPCRWCLAPRSQLLPAIQNLYGVGADTFEDILRHRATDEDDSHMRDEANVIDADDAEASVVKFVNQIIREALTQRATDIHLEPVHDNLRIRYRVDGLLHEVPVPENIRQLQGSVLARVKVMAKLDIAEKRLPQDGRIHLRLDNQGIDVRVATIPSVEGESISLRLLGQQRFTLDRLGFTPAYRAKIDQLLAKPNGIVLVTGPTGSGKSTTLYTFLSALNSIHRRIVTIEDPVEHKLPGVVQIAVKPEINLTFAAGLRSILRGDPNVVMIGEIRDLETAEIAVRASLTGHLVFSTLHTNDSIGGITRLVEMGVEPFLVATSVRAFLAQRLVRSLCPQCRVPVEYSEEKLRARGFAEGLGQTFYGANPGGCHACRSTGYHGRLAIYEIALLTPAMQDLVASRASSNDLLRLARAEGFLSLREYGWLKVLAGHTTVEEVMRVTSEDHLD comes from the coding sequence ATGTCGCCCCTCCTGCAAGCTGCTGTGCAATGCACCAGGGTGGATCGTGAGGATCTGGACAAGGTCGTCCGTGGGGCTGTGCTTGCCGGACAGTCGCTGATTGATGGGCTGCTGGACCAGGAGGCGGTGGATGAAGGTGAATTCGCGGCCCACCTGGCGCGTGTGCTCGACTGGAGATGGTTGGGGACGTTTGAGCCGGTGGAGGCAGAGACAGCGGCGTGGCTGAAGTCCGTGTGTCCGGCACGCCTGGCGCTGAAACACCGGTTGCTGCCGCATGTGCTGCCCCGGATCAAAGAAGGGGATGAACCTTCGCCACCGCACGAGTTGCTCATCGTTTGCTACGATCCTTTTGACCTCGCCGCCCGGCAGGCCGTGGCGCGGGCCATCACCGTGCCATGCCGGTGGTGTCTCGCTCCGCGCAGCCAGTTGTTGCCGGCGATTCAGAATCTCTACGGGGTGGGTGCCGACACGTTTGAAGACATCCTCCGGCATCGCGCCACGGATGAGGATGATTCCCACATGCGGGATGAGGCCAATGTCATTGACGCTGATGACGCTGAGGCCTCGGTAGTGAAGTTTGTGAATCAGATCATCCGGGAAGCGTTGACGCAGCGGGCCACGGACATTCATCTGGAGCCTGTGCATGACAATCTGAGAATCCGCTACCGGGTGGATGGCCTGTTGCATGAGGTGCCGGTACCGGAGAACATCCGGCAGCTTCAGGGCTCGGTGCTGGCCCGGGTGAAGGTGATGGCCAAGCTCGATATAGCCGAGAAGCGGTTGCCGCAGGATGGGCGCATTCACCTGAGGCTGGATAATCAGGGCATCGACGTGCGGGTGGCCACCATCCCCAGCGTGGAGGGGGAAAGCATCAGCCTGCGTCTGCTGGGGCAGCAGCGTTTCACCTTGGACCGTCTAGGATTCACGCCTGCCTATCGGGCGAAGATTGATCAACTGCTGGCCAAGCCCAATGGCATCGTTCTCGTCACCGGTCCCACTGGCAGCGGCAAGAGCACCACGTTGTACACCTTTCTTTCTGCGCTGAACAGCATTCACCGCCGCATCGTGACCATTGAGGATCCCGTGGAGCACAAGCTGCCGGGGGTGGTGCAGATTGCGGTGAAGCCTGAGATCAACCTGACCTTTGCCGCCGGTCTCCGCAGCATCCTGCGCGGCGATCCCAATGTGGTGATGATAGGTGAGATCCGCGATCTGGAGACAGCGGAGATCGCCGTGCGCGCCTCGCTCACAGGTCACCTGGTGTTCTCCACCCTTCACACAAATGACTCCATTGGCGGCATCACGCGTCTGGTGGAGATGGGGGTGGAGCCCTTTCTGGTGGCGACCTCCGTGCGGGCCTTTCTCGCACAACGGCTGGTGAGATCCCTGTGCCCGCAGTGCCGGGTGCCGGTGGAGTACAGTGAGGAAAAGCTGCGTGCCCGCGGCTTTGCCGAAGGTCTGGGGCAGACGTTTTACGGGGCAAATCCCGGGGGCTGTCATGCCTGCCGCAGCACGGGCTATCACGGGCGGCTGGCGATCTATGAGATAGCCTTGCTCACCCCGGCCATGCAGGATCTGGTGGCTAGCCGGGCCAGTTCCAATGATCTGCTGCGCCTGGCGCGGGCCGAGGGATTCCTCTCTCTGCGGGAGTACGGATGGCTGAAGGTGCTGGCTGGTCACACCACGGTGGAGGAGGTGATGCGTGTCACCAGTGAGGATCACCTGGACTGA
- a CDS encoding type II secretion system F family protein yields MAAFSFIALNLEGQRRSGQVDAADRGDAVRKLIRQGLQPTEVREEAEKAPGKAMSKPLGSQPRADTQAKAASGGAASALSLPEKLVIQFTEELSDLLGAGLQLEPALHSLENRNKSSLQVLAGRLREKVRDGTPFSAALSQVCASFGDLYCNLVAAGEAGGSLAAILRRQARYMNQMAALRAKVSNALIYPAFIIASGIALAFVFSGYLLPKLTVLIKHTSGDLPVFAKWMLAGNLALKQWWWLLLMLGILATVAVKLGFKDRGRLTWWHRVKLSLPVYGPVLQTRFEVQFLETLGNLLGNGLPLHRALMLTRNVSTNLHVRDRLEHVQAAVSEGISLSRALERHEVVRPAVVDMVRVGEATGDMADALQKAAERFDRQLSKGIESATALIQPVIMVFMAALVGSMAWMMISVVYGTLEHMRSH; encoded by the coding sequence ATGGCCGCCTTCTCCTTCATCGCTCTCAATCTGGAAGGCCAGCGTCGCTCCGGCCAGGTGGATGCGGCAGATCGCGGGGACGCGGTGCGGAAGCTCATCCGGCAAGGTTTGCAGCCTACTGAGGTACGGGAGGAGGCTGAAAAGGCCCCTGGAAAAGCCATGTCGAAGCCGTTGGGAAGCCAGCCGAGGGCAGACACTCAGGCCAAGGCAGCATCCGGCGGGGCGGCGTCGGCGCTTTCGTTGCCGGAGAAGCTGGTCATTCAGTTCACTGAGGAGCTTTCTGACCTCCTTGGGGCCGGGTTGCAACTTGAACCCGCCCTGCATTCGCTGGAGAATCGCAACAAGAGTTCCCTACAGGTCCTGGCGGGGCGGTTACGGGAAAAGGTGCGTGACGGCACGCCCTTCTCCGCTGCCCTGAGCCAGGTGTGTGCCTCGTTTGGGGACCTGTACTGCAATCTCGTCGCGGCAGGGGAGGCAGGGGGATCGCTCGCTGCCATTCTGAGACGGCAGGCCCGGTACATGAACCAGATGGCGGCATTGCGGGCCAAGGTGTCCAATGCGCTGATCTATCCGGCCTTCATCATTGCGTCAGGTATTGCCTTGGCGTTCGTCTTCTCCGGTTACCTGCTGCCCAAGCTCACGGTGTTGATCAAGCACACCAGTGGAGATCTGCCTGTCTTTGCCAAGTGGATGCTGGCGGGCAACCTGGCGCTCAAGCAGTGGTGGTGGCTTCTCCTGATGTTGGGCATCCTTGCCACGGTGGCGGTGAAACTGGGGTTCAAGGACCGGGGCAGGCTCACGTGGTGGCACCGGGTGAAATTAAGTCTGCCTGTCTATGGGCCGGTGTTGCAGACGCGGTTCGAGGTGCAATTTTTGGAGACGCTGGGCAACCTGCTGGGGAATGGCCTGCCATTGCACCGGGCGCTCATGCTGACCCGGAATGTGAGCACCAACCTGCATGTGCGGGACCGCCTGGAGCACGTGCAGGCCGCGGTGAGTGAGGGCATCTCCCTTAGCCGGGCCTTGGAGCGTCACGAAGTGGTGCGGCCTGCTGTGGTGGACATGGTTCGGGTAGGTGAGGCTACCGGGGACATGGCGGATGCCCTACAGAAGGCGGCGGAGCGGTTTGACCGGCAGCTTAGCAAAGGGATCGAGTCGGCCACAGCGCTCATCCAGCCCGTTATCATGGTCTTTATGGCCGCACTCGTAGGTTCCATGGCCTGGATGATGATTAGCGTCGTTTACGGCACCCTGGAGCACATGCGCAGCCATTGA
- the gspG gene encoding type II secretion system major pseudopilin GspG translates to MKPIASSRLRAAFTLMEMMLVLFIIALILGGGVYLMQNVGQDAEVSKAASDIKTWETNLVRYKTKAMMLPTQQQGLAAMVTQPTVEPLPKRWSALAKPEALSDPWGRPYQYRNPGKRDPAGYDLYSLGPDGVEGTPDDVGNWQ, encoded by the coding sequence ATGAAACCCATTGCTTCCTCCCGCCTGCGCGCCGCCTTCACCCTCATGGAGATGATGCTCGTGCTCTTCATCATCGCGCTCATCCTGGGCGGCGGTGTTTACCTCATGCAAAACGTGGGTCAGGACGCGGAGGTGAGCAAGGCGGCCTCGGACATCAAAACTTGGGAGACCAACCTGGTACGCTACAAGACGAAGGCGATGATGTTGCCGACCCAGCAGCAGGGGCTGGCGGCGATGGTCACGCAGCCCACGGTAGAGCCTCTGCCCAAGCGATGGAGCGCTCTGGCCAAGCCTGAGGCCCTCAGTGACCCATGGGGTCGTCCCTACCAGTATCGCAATCCCGGCAAGAGGGATCCGGCCGGATACGACTTGTACTCTCTGGGGCCTGATGGCGTGGAGGGCACGCCGGATGATGTGGGGAACTGGCAGTAA
- a CDS encoding prepilin-type N-terminal cleavage/methylation domain-containing protein: MRSTPLSTRSSTGFTLLEMSVVLFIMAILAGLCIHNFSSLNQEEIIRKPVVELQRMTMGAMRRVAASAEAEVIAFEPRGFTIQYRRAADGLEAAGKREKWQRRVTVPEGMKVLLKRFGTSSFQPAAGQQVIFLPGSLCEPMTARFELGTSWLQIRLDPLTGGVAEEEMYIAPKP, encoded by the coding sequence ATGCGCAGCACCCCGCTCTCCACGAGATCATCCACAGGGTTCACCCTGTTGGAAATGAGCGTGGTGCTGTTCATCATGGCCATCCTCGCAGGGCTGTGCATTCACAACTTCAGCAGCCTGAATCAGGAGGAAATCATCCGAAAGCCGGTGGTGGAGCTACAGCGCATGACCATGGGGGCCATGCGCCGTGTGGCTGCTTCTGCCGAGGCGGAGGTCATTGCGTTTGAGCCCAGGGGATTCACCATCCAGTACCGTCGCGCGGCAGATGGTCTGGAGGCCGCGGGCAAGCGGGAGAAATGGCAGCGTCGTGTGACCGTGCCGGAGGGCATGAAGGTGCTGCTCAAGCGCTTTGGCACTTCATCGTTCCAGCCTGCGGCAGGGCAACAAGTGATTTTTCTGCCGGGTAGTTTGTGTGAACCCATGACGGCCCGTTTTGAGTTGGGGACCTCGTGGCTGCAGATCCGGCTGGACCCTCTGACGGGAGGGGTGGCGGAGGAGGAGATGTACATCGCACCGAAGCCATGA
- a CDS encoding PulJ/GspJ family protein, with protein sequence MLRARVRGFTLMEMMLVMLILTLLVGAIFGIVRGTVELADDMTVEQARESRLRGFADYCERLFRTLPAGAVVRHELENRGGRYLSQLVFENVPSGVGGSGVDPRNRVVLQTEEAVDGYLRMVLTVVPLTQDASEPVKLTLLEGVATCEWEFHDPVTDQWVSIWNKGAGKGLLAAPRDLSPPVPGADVPPSDPGVKRPELVKLKLKMGVGGERQFAFWTPPARGR encoded by the coding sequence GTGCTGCGTGCTAGAGTTCGAGGTTTCACCCTCATGGAGATGATGCTGGTCATGCTCATCCTCACGCTTCTGGTGGGAGCTATTTTTGGCATCGTGCGGGGCACGGTGGAGCTGGCCGATGACATGACAGTGGAACAGGCGCGGGAGTCCAGGCTGAGGGGATTTGCAGATTACTGTGAGCGGCTCTTCCGCACTCTGCCAGCCGGGGCGGTCGTGCGGCACGAGTTGGAGAACCGCGGGGGGCGCTATCTCTCGCAGCTTGTTTTTGAAAACGTGCCTTCGGGAGTCGGAGGGAGCGGGGTGGACCCAAGGAACCGGGTGGTGCTGCAGACAGAAGAAGCGGTGGACGGGTATCTCCGCATGGTGCTCACAGTCGTGCCTCTGACGCAAGACGCGAGCGAGCCCGTGAAGCTGACGCTGCTGGAAGGCGTGGCCACTTGTGAGTGGGAGTTTCATGATCCGGTGACGGACCAATGGGTGAGCATCTGGAACAAGGGGGCAGGCAAGGGGTTGCTAGCCGCCCCGCGCGATCTGAGCCCTCCGGTTCCAGGCGCGGACGTGCCCCCTTCAGATCCAGGAGTGAAACGACCAGAGCTGGTGAAACTCAAACTGAAGATGGGGGTTGGTGGAGAACGGCAGTTTGCGTTCTGGACACCGCCCGCGAGGGGGCGGTAG
- a CDS encoding IS110-like element ISVsp10 family transposase, which translates to MTTYTLHTPIPCHAAICKALNLAGQERRVTLGLDLELNTPAGSLVVAGGQPLNLGKHPRSLWVELVGWLVNQGCEVHCVQEACGFGWEFHRELEGAGAHSVVVAPQELSGKRKTDKRDARMLATLLWDYVSRGNRACLRPVRVPTVEKQQQRGSHRRREQVIKLRGQIASQGRSLLWDHGWLRDLDSWWAPKNWEQLRADLLAAGRTWLVDMIEPMQRMCLQLNGYSEELKKKAISEVKPPKTAIKKSEPGLILNAAEPPRASEEAPAAQVRPKGLGELSYAIIAAEVGDWNRFKNRGQPGSFIGCCPSEYSSGEKQKLGQIDRMGSSRIRTTLVEAAWRICRLNPNWRGVRKYPEELGPQGTVRGARKRKAIVACARMLMVDLWRLHMGTATLEGLGLEPATT; encoded by the coding sequence ATGACCACCTATACTTTGCACACCCCCATCCCTTGTCACGCAGCGATCTGCAAGGCCCTCAACCTTGCTGGCCAGGAACGCCGTGTCACCCTGGGCCTGGATCTGGAGCTAAACACGCCCGCAGGTTCCCTGGTCGTCGCCGGAGGCCAGCCGCTCAATCTGGGCAAGCACCCTCGCAGCCTCTGGGTCGAACTGGTTGGCTGGCTCGTCAATCAAGGCTGTGAAGTCCACTGCGTCCAGGAGGCTTGTGGCTTTGGCTGGGAGTTTCACCGCGAGTTGGAAGGTGCTGGAGCTCATAGTGTGGTGGTTGCTCCCCAGGAACTCAGCGGCAAACGCAAGACCGACAAGCGTGACGCCCGCATGCTGGCCACCCTGCTCTGGGACTACGTGAGCCGGGGCAACCGAGCCTGCCTGCGCCCGGTCAGGGTCCCCACGGTGGAGAAGCAGCAGCAACGAGGGAGTCACCGCCGCCGAGAGCAGGTGATCAAGCTGCGTGGTCAGATTGCATCCCAGGGACGCAGCTTGCTATGGGACCATGGCTGGTTGAGGGATCTCGACAGCTGGTGGGCACCCAAGAACTGGGAGCAGCTCAGAGCCGATCTGCTCGCCGCCGGCCGCACGTGGCTGGTGGACATGATCGAGCCCATGCAGAGAATGTGCCTGCAATTAAATGGTTATAGCGAGGAGCTCAAAAAGAAGGCCATCAGCGAAGTCAAACCTCCGAAGACTGCCATCAAGAAGTCCGAACCAGGCTTGATCTTGAATGCAGCCGAGCCTCCCAGAGCGTCGGAGGAGGCCCCAGCAGCCCAGGTTCGGCCCAAAGGACTCGGCGAACTCAGCTATGCGATCATCGCCGCAGAGGTGGGTGACTGGAACCGGTTCAAGAACCGGGGACAGCCCGGCTCGTTCATCGGCTGCTGCCCCAGTGAGTACAGTAGCGGGGAAAAGCAAAAGCTTGGGCAGATTGACCGGATGGGCAGCTCGCGGATCCGCACGACGCTGGTGGAAGCGGCGTGGAGGATCTGCAGGCTCAATCCGAACTGGAGGGGGGTGAGGAAATATCCTGAGGAACTGGGGCCGCAAGGCACGGTCCGTGGAGCCAGGAAGCGCAAGGCCATCGTGGCCTGTGCCCGGATGCTCATGGTTGATCTTTGGAGATTGCACATGGGGACGGCAACGTTGGAAGGCCTGGGCTTGGAGCCAGCCACCACCTAA